In Candidatus Binataceae bacterium, the sequence AGGAAATCGCGCGGATGCTGTCGCCGCACGACCTCGGCGCCGAACGCATCCTGGTCACCGCGGGGCCGACGCAGGAGATGATCGACCCGGTGCGCTTCGTCTCGAATCGATCGACGGGCAAGATGGGCTTCGCGATCGCACGCGCGGCGTGGAAGCGTGGCGCGAGCGTGAAGCTGATTGCCGGGCCGTCGCCGCTTGCCACGCCCTACGGCGCGGAGCGGATCAACACGGTAAGCGCGGCCGACATGCTGAGCGCGACCGCGCGCGACTTTCCATGGAGCACGGCCCTGGTGATGGCGGCGGCGGTGGCGGATTTTCGTCCCGCGCTCCAGGCCCCGCACAAGATCAAGAAAAACGCGCGCGGGATGACGCTTGAACTCGAGGGCATCGCCGACGAAATGCCGCGGCTCAGCGCGCGCAAAGGCTCGCGCATCGTGATCGGCTTCGCCGCCGAGACCCAGGGGCTCGAGGAAAACGCCGCCGACAAGCTGCGGCGCAAGCGCCTCGACTTCATCGTCGCCAACGATGTGTCGCGCAGCGACGCTGGCTTTGCCGTCGATACCAACGTGGTGACGATCATCGGCGACGACGGCCGCGCCGTCGAGCATCCCAAGCTCACCAAGGACGAGGTCGCCGACGTGATCCTCGATCGGCTGCTCGCCGTGCGCGCGGCCCGATCCGGCCGCCGCACGCTGCGCGCCGTCCGCTGATCGCGCAAGCTCCGCCGCTGGTCGGGCAATTCCCGCCGTAGCTCCGCATCGTGGTGAAAAAAATGCGGGCCGCGGCGATCGCGCCGCGGCCGCAGCCCGCACGGGAACCGATTCGATTCAGCGAATCAGAGCTTCGGGCCGATCT encodes:
- the coaBC gene encoding bifunctional phosphopantothenoylcysteine decarboxylase/phosphopantothenate--cysteine ligase CoaBC, which codes for MGVLKDKTIVLGVCGGIAAYKAAELVRLLSAEQARVRVMMSRNAAEFITPLTLQALSANPVATDTFSLTQESEIGHIRLADTADAIVIAPASADVIGKAAAGIADDILTTVLLAARCPVAFAPAMNVHMYEHPAVVENLARLRARGVTVIEPAAGELACGYEGKGRLPDPASIVEEIARMLSPHDLGAERILVTAGPTQEMIDPVRFVSNRSTGKMGFAIARAAWKRGASVKLIAGPSPLATPYGAERINTVSAADMLSATARDFPWSTALVMAAAVADFRPALQAPHKIKKNARGMTLELEGIADEMPRLSARKGSRIVIGFAAETQGLEENAADKLRRKRLDFIVANDVSRSDAGFAVDTNVVTIIGDDGRAVEHPKLTKDEVADVILDRLLAVRAARSGRRTLRAVR